The proteins below are encoded in one region of Paenibacillus albus:
- a CDS encoding MFS transporter: protein MQQLPEPSLKQSSFHKFWIGRTFSSTSFQMMSVAIGWQMYDLTHDAYSLGLVGLAQFLPMLLLTLIVGHVADRFDRRIIVFLVQLIQSGIAVLLLVGNIADWLGREEILVAAMILGACRAFEGPSSSALLPMLVPKELMQKAIAWTTSAGQTSQILGPTLGGVLVAVGPVYVYGTAAAALLVGAILTVLIRMERVIRTPAPLTLGSFFSGLTFVKSHPIILGTISLDLFAVLLGGATALLPIFAEDILRTGAVGLGLMRTVPAVGALIMSIALVYYPLKKALGPILFGALAVFGLATMLFAVSTNLVLSLFALLMIGASDVISVVIRSSLVQLQTPDEMRGRVNAVNSLFIGTSNQLGEFESGTLAGLVGAVNATLIGGVGTIVVAGLWMFWFPSLRKLKTLE from the coding sequence ATGCAACAATTACCGGAACCATCATTGAAGCAATCATCCTTCCATAAGTTTTGGATCGGGCGCACATTTTCATCCACTTCATTTCAGATGATGTCCGTCGCTATCGGATGGCAAATGTACGACTTGACGCATGATGCATACAGCCTAGGCTTAGTCGGCCTCGCACAGTTTCTTCCAATGCTGCTGCTGACGCTGATCGTCGGCCATGTTGCGGATCGCTTCGACCGCCGCATTATCGTTTTTCTCGTCCAGCTTATTCAAAGTGGTATAGCTGTCCTGCTGCTCGTCGGCAATATTGCAGACTGGCTTGGACGCGAAGAAATTCTCGTTGCGGCCATGATACTCGGCGCATGTCGAGCGTTTGAAGGACCTTCATCATCGGCATTGCTCCCGATGCTGGTGCCCAAGGAGCTTATGCAAAAAGCAATCGCTTGGACGACTTCAGCCGGCCAAACGTCTCAAATTCTAGGACCGACCCTTGGCGGTGTTCTCGTCGCCGTTGGTCCTGTCTACGTCTATGGGACAGCGGCAGCTGCTTTGCTTGTGGGTGCGATTCTGACCGTACTCATTCGGATGGAACGTGTCATAAGAACGCCGGCTCCGCTTACGCTGGGGTCCTTCTTCTCAGGGCTGACCTTTGTTAAGAGTCACCCGATTATTCTTGGCACGATATCGCTCGACTTGTTCGCTGTATTGCTCGGCGGAGCTACGGCGCTGCTGCCGATCTTTGCTGAAGATATTTTACGAACCGGCGCTGTAGGGCTCGGTCTAATGCGGACAGTGCCAGCGGTAGGGGCACTCATCATGTCTATCGCTCTCGTGTATTACCCGCTTAAGAAAGCTCTTGGACCGATTTTGTTCGGCGCGCTTGCTGTATTTGGATTAGCAACAATGCTGTTCGCGGTTTCGACGAATTTAGTCTTGTCGCTATTCGCCTTGCTCATGATTGGTGCTTCGGACGTCATAAGCGTCGTCATTAGATCTTCGCTCGTCCAGCTCCAAACGCCGGATGAAATGCGCGGCCGCGTCAATGCGGTTAATTCGCTTTTCATTGGGACATCTAATCAGCTAGGCGAGTTTGAGTCGGGCACGCTTGCAGGGTTAGTGGGAGCTGTGAATGCCACGTTAATTGGCGGAGTCGGAACCATTGTTGTCGCAGGACTTTGGATGTTTTGGTTTCCGTCTTTACGAAAACTTAAAACCCTTGAATAA
- the ade gene encoding adenine deaminase, whose product MEQSLNQLRRRIRVAANHEPADLVIRNGRIVNVFTGELMTGDIAIADGMIAGIGSYEAKEVIDAQGRYIVPGFIDGHVHIESSLLTPQQFARVLLLHGVTTVVTDPHEIANVAGTDGIQFMLDASEDLPFDSFVMLPSCVPATPFESNGAQLDAEQLIPFFPHPKVLGLAEVMDYPSVANTETHMLNKLAATHAAGALIDGHAAGISRDGLNVYMAAGIRSDHESISLQEAQDRLDLGMYLMIREGTVAKDLDALLPVVTERNSRRCLFVTDDKLIDDLLSEGSIDHIIRRAVAKGLDPITAIQMATLNTAECFRLREYGAIAAGYQADLLLLDDLEQVQIHQVFKRGRCVVDSGKLVEDAFEVENPMSGSLNSKLAGLKLHEVEVADLAIPLHGDRCHVIEIIPNSLVTHHRIERVEVKEGMFSPSVNSDLLKIAVIERHHATGNVGVGIVKGFGLQRGAIATTVAHDSHNLVVVGASDEEILAAIEEILRIGGGATVVAGNKVLASLPLPIAGLLSDRPYEEVYESLKKLNQAMAEIGASQNFNPLLTLSFLTLPVIPSLKMTDKGLFDFASFSHIDVEASE is encoded by the coding sequence ATGGAGCAGAGCCTTAATCAATTGCGCAGACGGATCCGAGTTGCTGCCAATCACGAGCCCGCGGATCTCGTAATCCGTAACGGCCGTATCGTTAACGTATTTACAGGAGAGTTGATGACTGGCGATATCGCAATCGCTGATGGGATGATTGCCGGAATTGGCTCCTATGAGGCAAAAGAAGTAATAGACGCGCAAGGAAGATACATCGTGCCAGGTTTCATCGACGGCCATGTACATATCGAGAGTTCGCTGCTCACACCGCAACAATTTGCACGTGTGCTGCTTCTGCATGGGGTCACAACTGTTGTAACAGATCCCCATGAAATTGCGAATGTCGCAGGCACAGACGGCATTCAGTTTATGTTAGATGCTTCCGAAGATTTGCCTTTCGACAGCTTCGTCATGCTTCCTTCTTGCGTTCCTGCAACACCTTTTGAAAGCAACGGTGCTCAGCTTGATGCAGAGCAATTGATACCATTCTTCCCTCATCCCAAAGTTCTCGGATTGGCCGAGGTCATGGACTATCCTTCTGTAGCGAATACAGAGACACATATGCTGAATAAGCTTGCTGCAACTCATGCTGCAGGTGCCCTCATTGATGGTCATGCTGCCGGGATCAGCCGAGACGGGCTGAATGTATATATGGCGGCAGGCATCCGAAGCGATCACGAGAGCATCAGTTTGCAAGAGGCGCAAGACCGCCTCGATCTTGGCATGTATCTAATGATCCGTGAAGGAACGGTTGCCAAGGATCTTGACGCGCTGCTGCCGGTCGTCACAGAGCGAAATTCCAGACGTTGTCTGTTTGTAACCGATGATAAGCTCATTGACGATTTATTGAGTGAAGGTAGCATTGATCATATTATAAGGCGTGCTGTGGCCAAAGGTCTCGATCCGATCACTGCCATTCAGATGGCGACACTGAATACAGCGGAGTGCTTCCGGCTTCGTGAATATGGTGCAATTGCGGCTGGTTATCAGGCCGATCTACTGCTTCTCGACGATCTGGAGCAAGTTCAGATTCACCAGGTATTTAAGCGCGGACGCTGCGTTGTTGATTCGGGCAAATTGGTAGAAGACGCTTTTGAGGTGGAAAATCCGATGTCTGGAAGCTTGAATAGCAAGCTGGCTGGGCTGAAGCTTCATGAGGTTGAGGTGGCTGACCTCGCGATTCCGCTTCACGGAGATCGCTGTCACGTGATCGAGATCATTCCGAATTCACTCGTCACGCACCACCGAATCGAGCGAGTCGAAGTGAAGGAAGGCATGTTCTCTCCATCTGTGAACAGTGATTTGCTCAAAATCGCCGTTATCGAGCGTCATCATGCAACTGGCAATGTAGGCGTCGGTATCGTCAAAGGCTTCGGGTTACAACGCGGTGCGATTGCAACGACCGTTGCGCATGATTCCCATAACCTCGTTGTTGTCGGAGCATCTGACGAGGAGATACTGGCAGCGATCGAAGAGATATTACGCATCGGTGGCGGAGCCACAGTTGTAGCTGGTAATAAGGTGCTCGCTTCCTTGCCGCTGCCGATTGCCGGTTTATTATCCGACCGTCCCTATGAGGAAGTGTACGAAAGCTTGAAGAAGCTGAATCAGGCCATGGCTGAGATCGGCGCTTCACAGAACTTCAATCCTCTGCTTACCTTATCCTTTCTGACATTGCCGGTTATTCCGAGCTTGAAGATGACGGACAAAGGCTTGTTCGATTTCGCTTCGTTCTCACATATTGATGTGGAAGCATCCGAATAG
- a CDS encoding VOC family protein, translated as MSEQIIEKTKPFIMDLMTLYLPAKDPYLTAKWYVDIFGFDPNVSDHSPLKPDADLVVLETASGLSLFFIKSNDSLPLHFNNSEGYNHAVLLFRVNNSEIEEVYTRMKEHDVEMATDGIKDRGG; from the coding sequence ATGAGCGAACAAATTATTGAGAAAACAAAGCCATTCATTATGGACTTAATGACACTCTATCTTCCAGCGAAGGACCCCTATCTGACTGCAAAATGGTATGTTGATATTTTCGGGTTCGATCCAAATGTATCAGATCATTCACCGTTAAAACCAGATGCGGATTTGGTTGTACTCGAAACAGCTAGTGGTTTAAGTTTGTTTTTTATTAAGTCTAATGATAGCTTGCCTCTGCATTTTAATAACAGCGAAGGTTATAATCACGCCGTTCTCTTGTTTAGAGTGAACAATTCCGAAATTGAAGAGGTTTATACTCGAATGAAAGAGCATGATGTGGAAATGGCTACAGATGGAATAAAGGACCGTGGTGGCTGA
- a CDS encoding nucleoside/nucleotide kinase family protein: MKQSSTIICICGPSGAGKSSLMERTTELLEDSVSFYFDACTSTLVSPDPADVYQRLIDGIVTDPLDIVRNEIKNDQFIEDLQALYEGNEIVDPWNRRLKPAKYIILKEPFGRLREGMDALIHTVICIDIPLEIALCRRLIRNLTYDYVNDPVDARLDQILSYIKGYHDGEGRAIRLLHEKLKETSDLRYDGLKPKDELVNNLLAYIEGIA, from the coding sequence TTGAAGCAATCGTCAACAATAATATGCATATGCGGACCTTCAGGAGCTGGAAAAAGCTCGCTAATGGAACGCACAACAGAGCTGCTCGAGGATTCGGTTAGTTTTTATTTTGATGCGTGTACATCTACTTTAGTTTCCCCTGATCCGGCAGACGTTTATCAAAGGTTAATAGATGGAATCGTGACTGATCCCCTCGATATTGTAAGAAATGAGATCAAGAATGACCAATTCATTGAGGATCTTCAAGCGCTTTATGAAGGAAACGAGATTGTCGATCCTTGGAATCGTAGATTAAAGCCGGCGAAATATATTATTTTGAAAGAGCCATTCGGTAGATTGAGAGAGGGCATGGATGCGTTAATCCATACTGTTATTTGTATTGATATTCCGCTTGAAATTGCGCTCTGTAGACGATTGATTCGCAACCTCACCTACGATTACGTTAATGACCCCGTTGATGCCAGGTTAGACCAAATACTCAGTTATATAAAGGGCTATCATGATGGTGAAGGGAGAGCGATTCGATTGTTGCATGAGAAACTGAAAGAAACATCGGATCTGAGATATGACGGACTTAAGCCCAAGGATGAGCTTGTTAATAATCTTCTGGCCTATATAGAGGGTATTGCTTAG
- a CDS encoding YheC/YheD family endospore coat-associated protein, translated as MKSHSYIGILVQNKRDRKGILQLYQRYCPEDIELYAFCTEDVQWRTRHIKGLSLNRREWKERLFPFPDAIYNRIFNRNTDSLKRLVEAIGPNRCFNMINFFNKWTMYNLLKETEVSACIPETFVYKPEELGNMLYRFGLVFIKPFYGAQGKSVFRVVRMANEEIHVSMHSLTASSICGSVEETRQLLSQHLSTGTYLIQEGIRTRLWNNKYFDIRVLMQKDGFGDWTVTNIASRVAYRQYFNTAVCEDILDARALLPQLFERDAHIVVSQTLHQVALSAAKEAEAQLGLLGELSVDFVFDMQDKLWIIEMNGKPHKSIYNEIPGVTFTTRVYERPLEYAGYLAQAAAEEPQHPHTEETTLLHAACDSIGIETSAYDIVKLLSPKQYPLYRPEDY; from the coding sequence ATGAAGAGTCATTCGTATATCGGTATACTGGTTCAAAATAAGCGCGACCGCAAAGGAATTCTCCAACTCTATCAGCGCTATTGCCCTGAAGATATCGAGCTTTACGCCTTTTGTACAGAGGATGTTCAGTGGAGAACGAGGCATATCAAGGGGCTGAGCTTGAACCGGAGGGAATGGAAGGAACGTCTGTTTCCTTTTCCGGATGCAATCTATAATCGCATATTTAATAGAAACACCGATTCACTTAAGCGGCTGGTCGAGGCGATTGGACCGAATCGCTGCTTCAACATGATAAACTTTTTCAACAAATGGACGATGTATAATCTGCTGAAAGAGACCGAAGTGAGTGCTTGTATACCCGAAACCTTCGTCTACAAACCAGAAGAGCTCGGGAACATGCTGTATCGGTTCGGACTTGTCTTTATTAAACCGTTCTATGGCGCACAAGGAAAATCAGTGTTTCGTGTAGTGCGGATGGCTAATGAAGAAATTCACGTTTCCATGCATAGTCTCACTGCTAGTTCGATTTGCGGCAGCGTGGAAGAAACGAGGCAGCTCTTAAGCCAGCATTTGAGCACGGGCACTTATTTGATTCAGGAAGGCATCAGAACTCGTCTTTGGAACAATAAATATTTCGATATCCGCGTTTTGATGCAGAAGGACGGATTCGGCGACTGGACCGTAACGAATATTGCATCAAGGGTGGCTTACAGGCAATATTTTAACACGGCAGTATGTGAGGATATTCTTGACGCAAGAGCGCTGCTCCCTCAATTGTTCGAACGGGATGCGCATATTGTCGTTTCGCAAACTTTGCATCAAGTGGCTCTCTCCGCCGCTAAGGAAGCGGAGGCGCAATTGGGCTTGCTCGGAGAATTAAGCGTGGACTTCGTCTTCGATATGCAAGACAAATTATGGATTATTGAAATGAATGGCAAGCCGCACAAAAGCATTTATAACGAAATACCCGGAGTTACTTTCACAACTCGTGTTTATGAGCGCCCACTGGAGTATGCCGGTTATTTGGCGCAAGCAGCCGCTGAAGAACCACAGCATCCACATACGGAGGAGACGACGCTCCTCCACGCAGCATGCGATTCAATTGGAATAGAGACCTCAGCCTACGATATAGTAAAATTACTTTCTCCTAAGCAATACCCTCTATATAGGCCAGAAGATTATTAA
- a CDS encoding exosporium glycoprotein BclB-related protein: MGRLPGPPGPPGPRGATGADGPIGERGSTGATGSTGATGATGATGAPGIIGLVGPAGPTGATGATGDPGIAGATGATGATGDPGIAGAAGATGATGGAGSTGGTGATGGTGATGGTGATGGTGATGGTGATGGTGATGGTGATGGTGATGGTGATGGTGATGGTGATGNTGATGAPGSGAIIPYASGLPVVLTTIAGGLVGTVSLVGFGSSGTGVTLVGSVIDLTGAAGTLLNFAYSMPGDRIITSIAAYFSTTAALSLLSTTITVTAEIYSSTTPDNSFTAIPGAVVTLAPTLTGAIALGTIMSGITTGLSIPVTAETRLLMVFSATATGLTLLNTVAGYASAGVALS; encoded by the coding sequence ATGGGGAGACTTCCTGGTCCGCCAGGGCCTCCGGGACCGCGAGGGGCAACTGGAGCTGATGGGCCAATTGGTGAAAGAGGAAGCACCGGCGCGACTGGCAGTACTGGAGCAACGGGGGCAACGGGAGCAACAGGAGCCCCAGGAATAATAGGGTTGGTAGGACCAGCAGGACCTACGGGAGCAACAGGTGCAACAGGTGACCCTGGAATAGCTGGGGCGACGGGAGCGACTGGTGCAACAGGCGACCCTGGAATAGCCGGGGCGGCAGGTGCAACGGGAGCGACCGGAGGAGCAGGTTCGACAGGAGGAACGGGAGCGACAGGAGGAACAGGAGCGACCGGGGGAACCGGGGCGACAGGAGGAACGGGAGCGACCGGAGGAACAGGAGCGACCGGAGGAACGGGGGCGACCGGAGGAACCGGAGCGACCGGAGGAACGGGGGCGACCGGAGGAACAGGAGCGACCGGAGGAACGGGGGCGACCGGAGGAACCGGGGCAACAGGAAACACAGGGGCGACGGGAGCGCCTGGATCGGGGGCGATCATTCCTTATGCTTCTGGTTTGCCAGTCGTTCTGACGACGATAGCGGGCGGACTGGTCGGAACGGTTAGTTTGGTCGGATTTGGAAGCTCAGGGACTGGCGTAACTTTGGTCGGCAGTGTCATTGATCTAACCGGAGCAGCAGGCACGTTATTAAACTTTGCCTATTCCATGCCGGGTGATCGGATCATTACTTCCATTGCTGCTTATTTCAGTACGACTGCCGCGCTTTCTCTGCTGAGCACTACTATAACTGTCACAGCCGAGATTTACAGCTCGACTACACCTGACAATTCATTCACGGCAATACCAGGAGCCGTCGTAACGTTGGCTCCGACGCTTACAGGTGCTATTGCATTAGGAACGATAATGAGTGGGATTACGACGGGGTTATCCATTCCGGTAACGGCAGAAACGCGTCTCTTAATGGTGTTCTCCGCTACAGCAACAGGCTTAACACTGCTTAATACCGTAGCTGGCTACGCCAGTGCAGGTGTTGCGCTGAGCTAA
- a CDS encoding metallophosphoesterase — MIGGKVQKLVAKMIREPNARPRMVEWFNPAQLIVTGFRTVLSTVFGRYSDYRLIEAFNNQHAEQINDYAKEYMPDGKGGYMTDADGFYMPNKHQDRDEIWIDYVCDVGDGFNSTYSVAYALTQPELTLQTEYDVKHKGAKHTTKRGDILIFGGDQVYPTANSETYIKRLIAPYHIAQGFTGDPHPHVFAIPGNHDWYDGLIAFSRIFAARKWFNGWQSPQRRSYFALKLPHGWWLLGTDIQLNSDIDEQQVRYFEQVAEQIDPSERVILCNAEPYWVYKHKYKDYDPVYNENNLAYLEKMLKKRHIGIHVYLAGDSHHYRRFEYVPTQAGGKDDHSLKIEKITAGGGGAFLHPTHDIHDPFIPEIVFDDEEPLQFDRKMDFPSESESRRLTKQNFLFAWKNPLFGIVTAILYLLLCSSIQSEHTYPSSSASYAAIVSSSWTEIGRSPSAFIWTFIVLAGFWLFTDTHSRVYKWIAGPLHGAIHVAASFFIGCGAVYLASSGFHLAWGFGALLLSGILIAYGGWIIGSIIMGIYLYISLNWFGRHANEAFSAIQNENYKNFLRIHIAKNGDLTIYPVGIRTITRKWKQPAQRAEFGPMLEPDVPAGKRAATEPHLIEEPICIPSVRSH, encoded by the coding sequence ATGATTGGCGGAAAAGTGCAGAAACTCGTTGCAAAAATGATCCGCGAGCCGAATGCCAGACCCCGAATGGTCGAATGGTTCAATCCTGCTCAGCTCATCGTTACCGGCTTTAGAACCGTGCTTTCAACCGTATTCGGCCGCTATTCGGACTACCGGCTCATCGAAGCGTTCAACAACCAGCATGCTGAGCAGATCAATGATTATGCCAAAGAGTATATGCCAGATGGCAAGGGCGGCTACATGACTGATGCCGACGGCTTCTACATGCCGAACAAACATCAAGATCGGGATGAAATTTGGATTGATTATGTGTGCGACGTCGGAGATGGCTTCAATTCCACTTACTCGGTTGCCTATGCGCTGACACAGCCTGAACTGACGCTGCAAACAGAGTATGACGTCAAGCATAAAGGCGCTAAACATACGACAAAACGCGGCGATATACTCATCTTCGGCGGTGATCAGGTCTATCCGACTGCAAACAGCGAGACTTATATTAAGCGGCTGATTGCTCCCTATCATATCGCGCAAGGCTTCACCGGTGATCCGCACCCGCATGTCTTCGCCATTCCGGGCAATCACGACTGGTACGACGGCTTAATCGCCTTCTCGCGTATCTTCGCAGCTCGCAAGTGGTTCAACGGCTGGCAATCGCCACAGCGGCGGAGTTACTTTGCCCTCAAGCTGCCGCATGGCTGGTGGCTGCTCGGCACGGACATTCAACTGAACTCGGATATAGATGAGCAGCAAGTACGATATTTCGAGCAAGTCGCAGAGCAGATTGACCCGAGCGAGCGGGTTATCTTATGCAACGCCGAGCCTTATTGGGTATACAAGCATAAATACAAGGACTACGACCCCGTTTACAACGAGAACAACCTCGCATACTTAGAGAAAATGCTGAAGAAACGCCATATCGGTATTCATGTTTATCTCGCAGGCGATTCTCATCATTATCGCCGATTCGAGTATGTACCCACACAAGCCGGCGGCAAGGACGATCACAGCCTCAAGATCGAGAAGATTACGGCTGGCGGCGGCGGCGCGTTTCTTCATCCGACGCATGATATTCACGATCCGTTTATTCCGGAGATTGTCTTTGACGATGAAGAACCGCTCCAATTCGATCGGAAGATGGATTTTCCTTCGGAATCGGAATCCAGAAGACTGACTAAGCAGAATTTCTTGTTCGCTTGGAAGAACCCGCTATTCGGCATCGTAACCGCGATCTTGTATTTACTCCTCTGCAGCTCCATCCAGTCCGAACATACCTATCCTTCGTCATCTGCGAGCTATGCTGCTATCGTCTCCTCTTCCTGGACGGAGATCGGCCGTTCACCTAGCGCCTTCATCTGGACGTTCATCGTCTTAGCCGGCTTCTGGCTGTTCACGGATACGCATTCGCGTGTCTATAAGTGGATTGCCGGCCCACTTCATGGAGCAATCCATGTGGCGGCATCATTCTTCATCGGCTGTGGCGCAGTCTATCTGGCTAGCAGCGGTTTCCATCTCGCTTGGGGCTTCGGCGCCCTGCTGCTCTCAGGTATTCTCATCGCATACGGCGGCTGGATCATCGGCTCAATCATTATGGGCATCTACCTCTATATTTCGCTGAATTGGTTCGGTCGCCATGCGAACGAAGCCTTCTCTGCCATTCAGAATGAAAACTACAAAAACTTCTTGCGCATTCATATTGCAAAGAACGGCGATCTGACCATCTACCCGGTCGGCATTCGAACCATCACGCGCAAATGGAAGCAGCCAGCACAGCGCGCAGAATTTGGACCGATGCTGGAACCTGATGTGCCAGCCGGGAAGCGCGCCGCTACAGAGCCGCATCTTATTGAAGAACCGATATGCATTCCTTCCGTCCGATCACATTAA
- a CDS encoding ABC transporter permease gives MNKSLLAGLLIIVLMIAASLFGQYFAPHSLDEHQGVTYVVDGNGDGDLTVPPIAPNKQYPLGTDKEGYDMLAKLLAGSKYTIFVSLVIAISRLLLGGTIGLFLGYISKAKPARTEKLPIWNILNGIPIFIIVWMIMIGITMNPAASPLYMTTILAVILTLVGTPTVASTMKEKTMILREKQFILSAKSIGSGHFTIIRRHIFPHLLESFLILFVQEIVLSLSLFGQLAIFNIFVGGTTQYFDPVQYVSRTNEWSGLIGQARDYLFIYQWVLFIPLVVYIVFILGFHLISIGLEQTYKQKFSKVSHI, from the coding sequence ATGAATAAATCATTGTTGGCTGGACTCCTTATCATCGTCCTCATGATTGCAGCCTCTCTATTCGGCCAATATTTCGCTCCGCACAGTCTCGATGAGCATCAGGGCGTCACTTATGTAGTCGATGGGAACGGCGATGGTGACCTCACCGTACCTCCGATTGCGCCTAATAAGCAGTACCCGCTTGGCACGGACAAAGAAGGCTACGATATGCTGGCGAAGCTGCTGGCTGGATCGAAATATACGATTTTTGTATCGCTGGTTATAGCAATTTCTCGCCTTCTATTGGGAGGCACAATTGGCTTGTTCCTCGGTTATATTAGCAAAGCAAAGCCTGCTCGAACCGAGAAGCTTCCGATTTGGAACATACTGAATGGCATCCCGATCTTCATAATCGTATGGATGATCATGATCGGGATTACCATGAATCCAGCAGCTTCACCGCTCTATATGACAACCATACTTGCCGTCATACTAACGCTCGTTGGCACTCCAACTGTTGCGTCCACGATGAAAGAGAAGACGATGATTCTGCGGGAGAAGCAGTTCATCCTATCTGCCAAATCGATCGGATCCGGTCACTTCACGATCATTCGCAGACACATCTTCCCGCATCTGCTGGAAAGCTTCCTCATTCTATTCGTTCAAGAAATCGTGCTTTCGCTCAGCCTCTTCGGCCAGCTTGCGATCTTCAACATATTCGTAGGAGGCACGACGCAGTACTTCGATCCCGTTCAATATGTGAGCCGTACGAATGAATGGAGCGGCTTGATCGGACAAGCGCGCGATTATCTATTTATTTATCAATGGGTTCTGTTCATTCCCCTTGTCGTTTACATTGTCTTCATCCTCGGATTCCATCTAATCTCGATTGGTCTCGAGCAGACGTATAAGCAGAAGTTCTCCAAGGTTTCGCATATTTAG
- a CDS encoding ABC transporter permease subunit, with amino-acid sequence MPKALQITLLVPGILLFVLLFGMFPVVLQTDHFEGALSFNWSGGFSTIAEYMKGMWSGQSFQYLSGKTEHSFWDQIGSSFSVTFFYITVGGLIGATLGVLLGVYFGISRIKWLKRILELTAVMPDFVIVLLLQFLIVFIATETGYVIFDVASFSTDDPAIALPLISTIIIPANYMIRNVALHMSNTLTEDYINFAKARGLSKRYIIFYHALPNVLPFVKADLHKFMGILFGNLFIFEYLFNLGGVTMFVFSNAFAFDGYQYSLVVNGILTLLLLYAIVYSLLRLVIFGAEKVIIR; translated from the coding sequence ATGCCGAAAGCTTTACAAATTACGCTGCTTGTACCCGGTATTCTACTGTTCGTTCTCCTATTCGGGATGTTTCCCGTCGTACTCCAAACGGATCATTTTGAAGGCGCGCTATCATTTAATTGGTCTGGCGGCTTCTCGACGATTGCCGAGTATATGAAAGGCATGTGGAGCGGTCAATCGTTCCAATATCTCTCTGGCAAAACAGAGCATTCATTCTGGGATCAGATTGGCAGCAGCTTCTCCGTCACCTTCTTCTACATCACCGTTGGCGGACTCATCGGAGCGACGCTCGGCGTCCTGCTCGGTGTTTATTTCGGTATATCCCGCATTAAATGGCTGAAGCGGATACTGGAATTGACGGCTGTAATGCCCGACTTTGTTATTGTCCTTCTGCTCCAATTTCTCATTGTGTTCATCGCAACGGAGACCGGCTATGTCATCTTCGACGTCGCCAGCTTCTCAACCGATGATCCGGCGATTGCACTGCCGCTTATCTCGACGATTATCATTCCAGCGAATTACATGATTCGCAACGTCGCGCTGCACATGAGCAACACTTTGACTGAGGATTACATTAACTTTGCTAAGGCACGCGGCCTTAGCAAGCGGTACATTATTTTCTACCATGCACTTCCGAATGTACTGCCCTTCGTCAAAGCCGATCTGCACAAATTTATGGGCATTTTGTTCGGAAACTTGTTTATCTTTGAATATCTGTTCAATCTTGGCGGCGTGACCATGTTCGTATTCTCCAACGCATTCGCATTTGACGGCTATCAATATAGCTTAGTAGTGAACGGCATTCTAACCCTTCTGCTGCTCTATGCGATTGTTTACAGCTTGCTTCGGCTCGTTATTTTTGGTGCAGAGAAGGTGATTATCCGATGA
- a CDS encoding SDR family NAD(P)-dependent oxidoreductase — protein MKANNQVVLITGAGNGIGRTLALAYAGQGARTILIDKNKESLEQTAELIRSAGGLLMPLTYALDLSEAAQIESFFAWLREHTDRLDVLINNAGLGAWKSIYDLSVDEWDYVIHTNLRASFLCAKESAKLMRSNGGGSIVNIASTRALMSEPNSEAYAASKGGILSLTHALAASLGPDGIRVNAISPGWIENGDYSQLRPEDHSQHPAGRVGKPDDIARACMYLTDAGNDFVTGTNLVVDGGMTRKMIYIE, from the coding sequence ATGAAAGCGAACAACCAAGTTGTGCTCATTACCGGTGCGGGCAACGGCATTGGCAGAACGTTAGCGCTGGCCTATGCCGGGCAAGGGGCACGCACGATTCTTATTGATAAGAACAAGGAGTCACTAGAGCAGACTGCGGAGCTCATCCGATCAGCAGGCGGGCTGTTAATGCCATTAACCTACGCTCTCGATCTCAGCGAAGCTGCCCAGATTGAATCGTTCTTCGCCTGGCTGCGGGAGCACACGGACCGGCTGGACGTGCTCATCAACAATGCGGGACTCGGCGCGTGGAAATCCATCTACGACCTGTCCGTCGACGAATGGGACTACGTCATTCATACCAATCTGCGGGCCAGCTTCTTATGCGCCAAGGAATCTGCAAAGCTTATGCGGAGCAATGGCGGAGGTTCCATCGTTAATATAGCATCCACGCGTGCACTGATGTCGGAACCGAATTCGGAAGCCTATGCCGCATCCAAAGGCGGCATCCTCTCACTGACGCATGCGCTCGCCGCTTCGCTCGGCCCTGATGGCATCCGGGTCAACGCGATCAGCCCCGGCTGGATTGAGAACGGCGACTACAGCCAGCTACGCCCTGAAGACCATTCTCAGCACCCTGCCGGCCGAGTCGGCAAGCCGGATGATATTGCGAGAGCATGCATGTACCTCACAGATGCTGGAAATGATTTCGTAACTGGGACGAATCTTGTCGTTGACGGCGGCATGACACGCAAAATGATCTATATCGAATAA